A single window of Aphidius gifuensis isolate YNYX2018 linkage group LG1, ASM1490517v1, whole genome shotgun sequence DNA harbors:
- the LOC122849140 gene encoding uncharacterized protein LOC122849140 isoform X2 produces MMTLKSIKMVKKKLKLTAVPSIEINVKPLSDDHMEKLKIFNDSVVRIKKNVRQLDKQVSGNKNPVCLKNDVLSVRPSAGSEHILRSNKYNNIQKVDEVFLDDQSIITVENKNAPSVMEGKQDLLSETRAGPLCCKEINNQSMIIDEENFDDENTVIKNISNPFVMEGKQDLPSETGAGPLCCKEINNQSMIIDKENNNDENTVIKDISNPFVIMGEKQDLSPKIDKVTSQGLSSQSSHRRHSFPEINNDKPTVSHITSSTKSCFLQNFKSKNFTKQPNLVNAELRITYPCCA; encoded by the exons ATGATGACTttgaaatcaataaaaatggtaaaaaaaaaactaaaattaacaGCAGTACCATCAATagaaataaatgttaaacCTCTTTCTGATGATCATatggaaaaattgaagattttcaATGATAGTGTTGtacgaattaaaaaaaatgtgagaCAACTTGATAAACAAG tttctGGTAATAAAAACCCTgtgtgtttaaaaaatgatgtttTATCTGTTCGACCAAGTGCTGGATCTGAGCATATTTTACGGAGtaataagtataataatatac aaaaagttGATGAAGTTTTTCTTGACGATCAATCAATTATaactgttgaaaataaaaatgctccATCTGTTATGGAAGGAAAACAAGATTTGCTATCTGAAACTCGTGCTGGACCATTATGTTGta aagaaataaataatcaatcaatgattattgatgaagaaaattttgatgacGAAAAtacagttattaaaaatatcagcaaTCCATTTGTTATGGAAGGAAAACAAGATTTGCCATCTGAAACTGGTGCTGGACCATTATGTTGta aagaaataaataatcaatcaatgattattgataaagaaaataataatgacgaaAATACAGTTATTAAAGATATAAGCAATCCATTTGTTATTATGGGAGAAAAACAAGATTTGTCACCTAAGATTG ACAAAGTAACTAGTCAAGGGTTATCATCTCAAAGCAGTCACAGAAGGCATTCTTTTcctgaaattaataatgacaaacCAACTGTATCTC ATATTACATCCTCCACAAAAAGCTGTTtccttcaaaattttaaatccaaAAATTTTACCAAGCAACCAAACTTGGTTAATGCTGAGCTGCGAATAACATATCCCTGTTGTGCATAA
- the LOC122849140 gene encoding uncharacterized protein LOC122849140 isoform X1 — protein MMTLKSIKMVKKKLKLTAVPSIEINVKPLSDDHMEKLKIFNDSVVRIKKNVRQLDKQVSGNKNPVCLKNDVLSVRPSAGSEHILRSNKYNNIQKVDEVFLDDQSIITVENKNAPSVMEGKQDLLSETRAGPLCCKEINNQSMIIDEENFDDENTVIKNISNPFVMEGKQDLPSETGAGPLCCKEINNQSMIIDKENNNDENTVIKDISNPFVIMGEKQDLSPKIDKVTSQGLSSQSSHRRHSFPEINNDKPTVSLFNGDIFLLKILHPPQKAVSFKILNPKILPSNQTWLMLSCE, from the exons ATGATGACTttgaaatcaataaaaatggtaaaaaaaaaactaaaattaacaGCAGTACCATCAATagaaataaatgttaaacCTCTTTCTGATGATCATatggaaaaattgaagattttcaATGATAGTGTTGtacgaattaaaaaaaatgtgagaCAACTTGATAAACAAG tttctGGTAATAAAAACCCTgtgtgtttaaaaaatgatgtttTATCTGTTCGACCAAGTGCTGGATCTGAGCATATTTTACGGAGtaataagtataataatatac aaaaagttGATGAAGTTTTTCTTGACGATCAATCAATTATaactgttgaaaataaaaatgctccATCTGTTATGGAAGGAAAACAAGATTTGCTATCTGAAACTCGTGCTGGACCATTATGTTGta aagaaataaataatcaatcaatgattattgatgaagaaaattttgatgacGAAAAtacagttattaaaaatatcagcaaTCCATTTGTTATGGAAGGAAAACAAGATTTGCCATCTGAAACTGGTGCTGGACCATTATGTTGta aagaaataaataatcaatcaatgattattgataaagaaaataataatgacgaaAATACAGTTATTAAAGATATAAGCAATCCATTTGTTATTATGGGAGAAAAACAAGATTTGTCACCTAAGATTG ACAAAGTAACTAGTCAAGGGTTATCATCTCAAAGCAGTCACAGAAGGCATTCTTTTcctgaaattaataatgacaaacCAACTGTATCTC tttttaatgGTGATATCTTTCTTTTAAAGATATTACATCCTCCACAAAAAGCTGTTtccttcaaaattttaaatccaaAAATTTTACCAAGCAACCAAACTTGGTTAATGCTGAGCTGCGAATAA
- the LOC122849181 gene encoding uncharacterized protein LOC122849181: MEFIQVHEDYLHHNFENIKEVVDYFTTVYNWNLCVTLKNSPRFISDTVCEAIASCNRQSIGRPTLRCMKCNIKMESQKWRKPPPTTTVKKVLKKKILQQKVKRFKQKIESLETHVNELRKKCASVEEQKLEDAIHNVKDSQKTLIKAYLQAAKKVGEGKKGIRYDIKWIYQCLLLRIKGPGLYDSLRNNETLPLPSRQTLHKYISSFDSSFGFKKSIFDGLKEKNLSKPRYERGGVLLDDEIALSKMVTFDQKTLDVLGFVGLGDHTPASQ, from the exons ATGGAGTTTATTCAAGTACATGAAGATTATTTGCatcataattttgaaaatataaaagaagtTGTTGATTATTTCACAACAGTTTATAATTGGAATCTTTGTGtcactttaaaaaattctccaag atttatttCTGATACAGTTTGTGAAGCCATTGCTTCATGTAACAGACAGAGTATAGGTCGACCAACTTTGAGATGCATGAAATGCAATATAAAGATGGAATCACAGAAATGGCGAAAACCTCCACCAACTACTACAGTAAAAAaagtcttaaaaaaaaagatcttgCAACAGAAGGTGAAGCGATTTAAGCAAAAG ATTGAATCACTTGAAACGCATGTTAATGAACTACGAAAAAAGTGTGCAAGTGTTGAAGAACAAAAATTAGAAGATGCTATCCATAATGTAAAAGATTCTCAAAAAACACTTATAAAGGCATATCTTCAGGCAGCTAAAAAAGTTGGTGAAGGTAAAAAAGGTATTAGGTATGATATAAAATGGATTTATCAGTGCTTGCTGTTAAGAATAAAAGGACCTGGCCTGTATGATAGCTTAAGGAACAATGAAACATTACCTTTACCTTCGAGACAAACACTTCATAAATATATCAGTTCATTTGATAGTTCatttggttttaaaaaaagtatttttgatggattaaaagaaaaaaatttatcaaaaccaAGATATGAACGAGgag GTGTTTTGTTGGATGATGAAATTGCTTTGAGTAAAATGGTGACATTTGATCAAAAAACACTAGATGTCTTAGGATTTGTTGGTTTAGGAGATCATACCCCAGCCAGCCAATGA